The Sesamum indicum cultivar Zhongzhi No. 13 linkage group LG2, S_indicum_v1.0, whole genome shotgun sequence genome contains a region encoding:
- the LOC105177228 gene encoding probable rhamnogalacturonate lyase B isoform X4 produces MTTGMVTAILEDSVVIDNGVFQLTLSNPGGIIRGIQYHGIENLLELNNKDLNGGFWDLNWSEAGSTKTRGKFDTIEGTSLRVIVETEEQVELSFTRTWDPSVQGEQAPLTIDRRFVMLRGSTGFYSYAIFEHSEDFPGFNLNTTRIAFMLRKDKFHYMAIADDRQRYMPLPDDRLPGRGQQLAYPEAVLLVDPVEPEFKGEVDDKYQYSCENKDNQVHGWICFDPPVGFWQITPSNEFRNGGPFKQDLTSHVNPTTLAIFVTSHYAGEDLILKFQPGEIWKKVFGPVFIYLNSVSDANDAFSLWSDAKEQMKKEVESWPYSFVASDDFPNSNQRGAVRGKMLVHDRCISKDAIPAKAAYVGLAPPGDDGSWQRESKGYQFWTTADENGYFAINDIRTADYNLYAWVPGFIGDYKCEIVLTITPGCDIDVGELTYEPPRNGPTLWEIGIPDRTAAEFYVPDPNPMYINKLYVNHPDRFRQYGLWERYTDLYPDKDLVYTVGVSDYRKDWFYAQVTRRIGDNSYKSTTWQIKFNIITVDEGGTYTLRLALASAHNSELQVRVNDSDADPPLFSTGVIGADNAIARHGIHGIYWLFNVDIPAAQLMQGENTIYLTQAKSSSPFQGIMYDYLRLEGPSPINSYT; encoded by the exons ATGACGACTGGCATGGTGACTGCAATACTCGAAGACTCG GTTGTGATTGATAATGGAGTTTTCCAACTGACGCTGTCAAATCCAGGAGGAATTATCAGGGGCATACAGTATCATggaattgaaaatttgctaGAACTTAACAACAAAGACCTGAATGGCGG GTTTTGGGACCTTAATTGGAGTGAAGCAGGGAGTACCAAAACGAGGGGAAAATTTGATAC aATTGAAGGGACAAGCTTGAGAGTTATTGTAGAAACTGAGGAGCAAGTAGAGCTTTCGTTCACAAGAACATGGGATCCATCAGTCCAAGGAGAACAAGCTCCTTTAACTATAGACAGGAG GTTTGTGATGCTTCGAGGATCAACAGGATTCTACTCTTATGCCATTTTTGAACATTCAGAGGACTTTCCTGGTTTCAACCTTAACACCACAAGGATTGCATTCATGCTCAGAAAAGACAA GTTTCATTACATGGCCATAGCAGATGACAGGCAAAGATATATGCCCCTGCCAGATGATCGGTTACCAGGAAGAGGTCAACAGCTGGCTTACCCAGAAGCAGTTCTCCTTGTTGATCCCGTGGAGCCCGAATTTAAAGGAGAA GTGGATGACAAATACCAATACTCATGTGAGAACAAAGATAATCAGGTGCATGGATGGATATGTTTTGACCCGCCTGTGGGTTTTTGGCAAATTACACCAAGCAATGAATTCCGTAATGGAGGACCCTTCAAACAAGACCTGACCTCCCACGTGAATCCTACCACCCTTGCG ATATTTGTTACATCGCATTACGCAGGAGAGGATCTGATACTAAAATTTCAACCTGGAGAAATATGGAAGAAAGTTTTTGGCCCAGTTTTTATCTATCTCAATTCTGTGTCAGATGCAAATGATGCATTTTCACTTTGGTCCGATGCCAAAGAACAG ATGAAGAAAGAAGTGGAGTCATGGCCCTACAGTTTTGTAGCCTCAGATGATTTTCCTAACTCTAATCAGAGGGGTGCAGTAAGGGGTAAAATGCTTGTACATGAcag GTGTATTAGCAAAGATGCTATACCGGCTAAAGCAGCCTATGTTGGCTTGGCCCCTCCAGGAGATGATGGATCTTGGCAAAGAGAATCTAAG GGGTATCAATTTTGGACTACTGCTGATGAAAATGGCTACTTTGCCATTAATGATATACGTACTGCTGACTATAATCTGTATGCATGGGTGCCTGGGTTTATTGGAGATTACAAGTGCGAAATAGTATTAACCATAACTCCAG GTTGTGACATTGATGTTGGTGAGCTTACATATGAGCCTCCAAGAAATGGTCCCACATTGTGGGAAATTGGCATCCCAGATCGTACTGCTGCTGAATTTTATGTTCCAGATCCCAACCCAATGTACATCAATAAACTATATGTAAATCATCCAGACAG GTTTAGACAATATGGATTATGGGAAAGATATACTGATTTATATCCAGATAAAGATTTAGTATACACCGTGGGTGTCAGTGACTATAGAAAAGATTGGTTCTACGCTCAGGTTACAAG GAGAATTGGTGACAATTCATACAAGAGCACAACATGgcaaataaaattcaacattatCACTGTGGATGAAGGTGGAACCTACACATTGCGGTTGGCACTTGCATCGGCCCACAATTCTGAGTTACAG GTCCGGGTCAATGATTCTGATGCTGATCCTCCCTTATTTTCAACTGGGGTAATTGGAGCAGACAATGCAATTGCTAGGCATGGAATTCATGGCATATATTGGTTGTTTAATGTGGATATACCAGCTGCTCAACTCATGCAGGGGGAAAATACCATATATCTAACACAAGCAAAGAGTAGTAGCCCCTTCCAAGGTATTATGTATGACTACCTTCGTCTGGAAGGTCCATCACCCATTAATTCCTACACTTGA